The DNA window AGGGGGAGAACCCTCCCCCTTGCGTTACCCATCAGACATTACAGTCCGAACGCGAAATCCAGCGTGGTGGAGCCGTCCAGACTCGTGCCTTCGCCGATACCGCCGTGCATATCGCCGCTTTTGGCCAGGAAGGCCTCCACACTGAGTATTGCGGTGAAGGTCTTGCCGATGGCCAGCGTATTGGCATTTGAAGCCCAGCCCACGCGCTTGCCGTGTTCGAGTTGTACGCTACCCGTTGGGGAGGTGATCGTGCTGTCCTGGGTCACGAACAGTCGACCGAGTTTGCCATCAATCTGCGGGTGATAGGCTGTTACCGCATAGAACCCCAGCTTGCCGGTATTATTGATGCTACCGAGACCGAAGGTTTTTCCCGTCTCGCTGGCGGTGCCCAGACGGTTGTCGATAACGTTGAAGGTCATCGGCGTTTCGGCATCGCATTTCACCTTCATGGTGCCGTTACCATTTATCCCCAGGCTGACCGCTTTGTCCCTGTTGATTTTCGTATGGTTGATGCTGCCGTAATCAAAAACCCCGTCGTTAGGGAGTGACACCTCACAGGTCGGCGCCACCAGCTCCCCCACCACTTTGATTTCCGCGCTCGGGCCGGCGGCCAGACTGCCCCCGGCAACAAGCAGCGTGGACGCTACCATCACACGCAATGCAATTTTATTCATCAGTCGACATCCTTATATCGCTTCAATCCAAAGAACTTTCTCAGGCACTCAAATGCCGTACGCGAAACTGAGCGTGGAAGAGCCATCCAGTTTGACGTTATCGGTAATTGGGCCCTTCATGTCTTTGGCCGAGGCCAGATAAGGCTCAACCTCCAGCATGGCGGTAAACAGCTTGCCGCTGTTTTGTACGTTGCCCGACTTTGCCCAGCCGGTGATGTTGTTTTTATCGATATAGGCGGAACTGACGGTGGTGAACGCCGTGGTGCCTTTCTTCACGCTGAACAGCGCCGAAGGTATGCCATTAACCCCAGCGCTGAGGACGTTGACTTTATAATAGCCGAGCTTGCCGTCGCCATTGACGCCCCCCAGGCCAAAGTGAGCGCTGCCGGTTGCACTGGCGGTCCCCTCACGGTTATCGACCACGGTGAAATTCAGGAAGGTTTCGGCCTCGCAATTAACGACCAGCTGCTTTTGCGACTTGGCTAACGCCGTGGCCGCCGCTGAGTTGATTAACCCATTGGACAACTTACCCAGTTCGAAAACACCGTCGTTGGTGATGGACACCTCACAGGATGGCACCGCCATTTGCCCTTTCACTTTCAATTCCGGCGACATAGAGGCCGCAGAGACCTGATTCGCCATCATCAGGATTGCGGCGATGCTTGCAGAGATTACTGTTTTTTTCATCATGAATATCCATACTCATAGTTAATATTATCCCGTTCAAAACAGATGACAGGATGTTAAGCGGAGATAAACCCCGTTTTGCCACTCAAATTCACTGTCGTTACCCATGCCGGCGTAAAAACAATGCATGAATTGACGCTGCGCACTTATTGCTTGTTATTCAGAGCCCGAAAACGAAATTCAACGTGACAGAGCCGTCCAGCCCCACTTTATCGACGGCGAGAATATTGGCGTCCAGAACCGGCGTCACTGAAATATCCATGGTGTAGGTCTGGCCGGCGGCGCGCGTCGCATCCGCCAGCAACCAATCGGTACGCTCACCGGAAATCAGCGCGGCTTCAGTGTTCGGCGGCACTGACGCATTGCGTGAACGCAACGTAGCCGGGAAGCCGTTTACGGCAGAGTGAGACAGCCCCAACAGAAAATAGCCAACGGGTTGCCCATCCGGCGCATTGCCCAGCCCGAAACGGCGCAGATCCGGCTCATTGCGGCTGGCCGCGCGGTTATCCGTCGGAATGATGGCCAGATAAGTATCGCCTTCACAGCGTACCTGCCAGGTTTGTTTCAAGGTCGGTAATCTCTGCGCCTCACCCCGAGCGCCTCCCCGCACGGCGCCATAATCATAAACGCCGTCATTACCGGCGATAACGGTGCATCCTGAATGTTTTATTTTCCCGGATACTTTCAACTCAGCCGAAGGCGCAGCGATAAGTTGACCGGAAAAAAGAACCCATAAAGCGATCAGGCTTGTTTGCAACAGTCTCTTTTTCATCCCAGCGTGGTTTCCATTCCCATTAATCCGCACGCTTGCAATTACGCAAGCCATCGATGAGACAAATAGTTCTCACTTCCCCTGACGCAGAAGCGATAAACGTTCTCTCATTAGATAACCATCAATTTTTATTTCTCAGCACGGCTTCACCTGCATCAATGCCAGCGACGATGCAGGAAATGCCAATTTAGCGTCCCGGAACAACAATTGAAATATAAAACCAAATACGGAGGAAAATTCAGAGCATATAGCAGAATAAGTAGAAAAAAATAGGCTGAGACGACTAAAAAACAATAAAATCATACCAACAGACAGACAAACGCCCCATGATAATTACATTTAATTAACCGCCACAGCCACACATTAAAAATATACACAGTACATTAAAACCGAAAAACAGCCCAAATGATAACTCACATAAATAATTAATATAGATCCAACAAAAAATGAATGATGATATGCCGTCACTCCCCCCTCAGATGTAACGACAAAGGCTCTCGTTTCTCTCTGCGCCGTTTTCTCATTGCGGGAATGAGCTGAAAATATTCGGCACGGCAGATGAAACACAACCGCAATCCCATCAGGATAACCATCGGACCGAATTGGCAAACAACGAGCGGTTTACAGCGCCCGCGAATAGACCCGCGAGGCTTCTCCCCAGGGGTGATAGCCGAGCCCGTTATAAACGAAGCCATTACGCTCGTAGTAACCCTCCAGATCGGTGCACAGGTGCAGCTGCGGGAAGCCCAACCGGCGAGTTTCCGCCGCCACATGCTCAATCAGCTTGGCGCCGCAGCCCCGGCCGCGCTGCGTTTCCTCTACGTAGAGCGCACACAGCCAGGGATACAGCTCACCGCGGCTGATAAAGTCGTTGGTAATCAGCCCCGCACAGCCGAGGATCTGGTCATTTTCCATCAGCAGGTACCACTGCGGCAGCGGGTTGGCGGCGCCGAGGCTGCGGTTGATAGCGTCTTCATACATCATCAGCGTCTCTGCCGTGGCCCAGTGCCGCTGAAAATATGCAATGGCGCGCGGCGCCAGCTCGGGCGCTTGCCGCACCGAAATCATGTCCATCGTCATTCCCGTTATTCATGTTGTCAGCGTAGAATTATGCAGCAATATGCAGAGTATGGCAGTGGCATTCCGCCGCCGTCATTCACCCCAAGGAGTCATCATGACGCAAAACATCTATGACAATCAGGCCTTTTTCGAAGGCTACGCGCAGCTCAGCCGTTCGCAGCACGGCCTGGACGGCGCGCCGGAATGGCCCGCCATCCGCCGTATCCTGCCGGATTTGCAAGGCAAAAGCGTGGTCGATCTCGGCTGCGGCTACGGCTGGTTCTGCCGCAGCGCGCGCGAACAGGGCGCCGCCAACGTACTGGGGCTGGACGTCTCGGAAAAGATGCTGGCCAAAGCGCAGGAGATGACTGCCGACGCGGGCATCGAGTATTGTCGGCAAGATTTGGCGCAGCTGCAGCTGCCACCGGAAAGTTACGATCTGGTCTACAGCTCGCTGACGCTGCACTACCTGGAAGATCTGGCCGCGCTGTTCGCCATGGTTTACGCCGCGCTGAAACCCGGTGGGCAGTTTATCTTCACCGCCGAGCACCCGATCTACACCGCCCCGGCGCAGCAGGGCTGGCTGACCGACGGCAACGGGCAGAAATCCTGGCCGGTCAACGGCTACCAACGGG is part of the Serratia surfactantfaciens genome and encodes:
- a CDS encoding DUF1120 domain-containing protein produces the protein MNKIALRVMVASTLLVAGGSLAAGPSAEIKVVGELVAPTCEVSLPNDGVFDYGSINHTKINRDKAVSLGINGNGTMKVKCDAETPMTFNVIDNRLGTASETGKTFGLGSINNTGKLGFYAVTAYHPQIDGKLGRLFVTQDSTITSPTGSVQLEHGKRVGWASNANTLAIGKTFTAILSVEAFLAKSGDMHGGIGEGTSLDGSTTLDFAFGL
- a CDS encoding DUF1120 domain-containing protein yields the protein MKKTVISASIAAILMMANQVSAASMSPELKVKGQMAVPSCEVSITNDGVFELGKLSNGLINSAAATALAKSQKQLVVNCEAETFLNFTVVDNREGTASATGSAHFGLGGVNGDGKLGYYKVNVLSAGVNGIPSALFSVKKGTTAFTTVSSAYIDKNNITGWAKSGNVQNSGKLFTAMLEVEPYLASAKDMKGPITDNVKLDGSSTLSFAYGI
- a CDS encoding DUF1120 domain-containing protein, with amino-acid sequence MACVIASVRINGNGNHAGMKKRLLQTSLIALWVLFSGQLIAAPSAELKVSGKIKHSGCTVIAGNDGVYDYGAVRGGARGEAQRLPTLKQTWQVRCEGDTYLAIIPTDNRAASRNEPDLRRFGLGNAPDGQPVGYFLLGLSHSAVNGFPATLRSRNASVPPNTEAALISGERTDWLLADATRAAGQTYTMDISVTPVLDANILAVDKVGLDGSVTLNFVFGL
- a CDS encoding GNAT family N-acetyltransferase; amino-acid sequence: MDMISVRQAPELAPRAIAYFQRHWATAETLMMYEDAINRSLGAANPLPQWYLLMENDQILGCAGLITNDFISRGELYPWLCALYVEETQRGRGCGAKLIEHVAAETRRLGFPQLHLCTDLEGYYERNGFVYNGLGYHPWGEASRVYSRAL
- a CDS encoding class I SAM-dependent methyltransferase: MTQNIYDNQAFFEGYAQLSRSQHGLDGAPEWPAIRRILPDLQGKSVVDLGCGYGWFCRSAREQGAANVLGLDVSEKMLAKAQEMTADAGIEYCRQDLAQLQLPPESYDLVYSSLTLHYLEDLAALFAMVYAALKPGGQFIFTAEHPIYTAPAQQGWLTDGNGQKSWPVNGYQREGQRVSNWLAEGVIKQHRTLGSYINLLVQQGFIIAHLNEWGPSAQQIAANPALDEEQERPMIFILAARKPA